In the genome of Bacteroides mediterraneensis, the window AGCTTCCTTTGTATCCGTTCCGTACGGATGATTGGGAATAATTTGAAGGGAGTTAAAACAAAAATCTCCCTATTCGTGCGGTTTCGGCAGAATAAGGAGATTTTTTTGTTTCTTATTTCATGACGTGTTGCAGACGGGTCAGGAAGTCATCGGCTTCCTGCATGCTCAGACAGAGCGGAGGAAGCAGACGGATGACGTTCGTGCCGCTGACTCCGGTAAATACCTTCTGTTCGAACAGCAATTGCTTGCGGAGTTCCTTAATAGGTTCTTCAAATTCCAGTCCAATCATCAGGCCACGTCCGCGTACTTCCTTGATGCCTTTGAACTTTTTCAGTTCTTCCAGCAGGTGGGCACCGACTTTGGCTGCATTCTCTACCAGATTCTCTTCCTTCATCACATCGAGTACGGCGATGGCGGCTGCACAAGCCAAGTGGTTGCCTCCGAAGGTGGTTCCCAGCTGTCCGTACACCGGGGTAAATTTAGGACTGATTAATACGGCGGCCATCGGGAAACCGTTGCCGATACCTTTGGCTACGGTAATCATGTCCGGGCGGATGCCGTTGTACTGGTGGGCGAAGAATTTACCGCTTCGTCCGTAACCGGATTGGATTTCATCGAGAATCATCACGGTATTGGTCTCGTCGCAGGCCTGGCGCATGGCTTTCATGAAATCGGTGTCGGGTACCTGGATACCACCTACGCCCTGGATTCCTTCAATAATCACGGCACAGACGTCACCTTTGGCCAGTTCGGCTTTCAAAGCTTCGGTATCGTTCAGCGGAAGGTAGGTGACATGACCGTTGTCATTGATAGGAGCAATGATTTTCGGGTTGTTGGTCACTTCTACCGCCAATGAAGTACGTCCGTGGAACGCTTTGGCAAAAGAAACGACGCGGGTACGTCCGTTGTAGAAAGAAGCCAGTTTCAAGGCATTTTCGTTGGCTTCTGCGCCGGAGTTAATCAGGAAAAGCTGGTAATCGTCGTAGCCGCTGATGGCTCCCAGACGGTCGGCTACTTCCTGCTGCAGTTTGTTGATGACAGAATTGGAATAGAATCCCAATGTGGCTACTTGTTTGCTGATGACTTCCACGTAGTGGGGATGTGCGTGACCGATGGAGATTACAGCATGGCCTCCGTAGAGGTCGAGGTATTCCTGGCCTTTGTCGTCCCATACATGACAGCCTTTTCCTTTGACGATGTTGACATCGAAGAGGGGATATACATCGAATAGTTTCATACTCATATTAAGATTAAAAATGAATAATTAAAAGACGGAATCAACGGATTCTGTTTGGGCATTCATTTTTAATTATTCATTATTTATTATTCATTGATTTAGAATGCACTCGGTTTCAGTTTCAGTCCCACGGTTTCTTCCAGGTTGAACATCAGGTTCATGTTGTGTACTGCCTGACCGCTGGCTCCTTTCAGCAAGTTGTCGATGCAGGAAACGATGAGCAGCTTGTCACCGTGTTTCTCCAGGTGAATCAGGCATTTGTTGGTGTTGACTACCTGCTTCAGGTCGATGTTCTTGTCCACGATGTGGGTGAAAGAATCTTCTGCATAGTACTCTTCGTACATTTTCACGATTTCTTCCAGTTCCACTTTCGTTTTCACCACGATGGTGGCGAAGATGCCGCGCGGGAAATCACCTCTATAAGGGATGAAGTCGATTTCAGAATGGAAGCTGTTCTGCAACTGTTTCAGCGACTGTTTGATTTCCGGTACGTGCTGGTGTGCAAACGGTTTGTAGATGCTGAGGTTGTTGTTGCGCCAGCTGAAGTGGCTGGTGGCTCCCGGTTTGACACCGGCTCCGGTACTTCCCGTAATGGCGTTGACCATGATGTCGTCGTTCAGCATCAGGTGTTTGGCCAGCGGCAGCAGTCCGAGCTGGATGCAAGTGGCAAAACAGCCCGGATTGGCCACGTGCTTGCTTTGGCAGATAGTCCGGCGGTTCAGTTCCGGCAGACCGTATACGAAGTCGTGGTCGTCCGACTTGATGCGGTAGTCCATGGAGAGGTCGATAATCTTCAAGTTCTCGGGCACGTTGTGGCTTTCCATGAACTTCTTTGTATCTCCGTGTGCCGTACAGAAGAACAGCACATCGATGGTGTCGAGCGGAAGTTCATCGGTGAATACCAGGTCGGTTTCCCCATACAGTCCTTCGTGTACATCGGTAATCTTGTTGCCGGCATTGCTGGAACTGTTGATGAATTTGATTTCTACATCCGGGTGGTTGATGAGCAGGCGAATCAGTTCGCCTGCCGTATATCCTGCGCCTCCTATAATTCCTACTTTAATCATATATTGGCCTCGTCTTTATGGTTTGCATAATACGCACGAAGCGGAGTGGAAAGCACTTTGATGAAACCTTTGGCATCTTCAGCCGTCCATCCTTTCTGCATTTCACCATATTCACCGAATTTGTTCTTAACCAAGTCGTCTTTAGAGTCTACGCCCACGGTAGAGAAGCAGTACGGACGAAGTTCCAGAATGGCAGTTCCGTTCACGTTACGCTGTGATTCCTGCAGCATGGCTTCGATATCGCGCATCACAGGTTCCAGGTACTGGCTTTCATGCAGGAACATGCCATACCAGTTGGCCACCTGGTCTTTCCAGTACTGCTGCCATTTGCTCAGGGTATATTTTTCCAGGAATTTGTGGGCGCCGATAATCAGCATCGGAGCGGCAGCTTCGAAGCCCACACGTCCCTTGATACCGATGATGGTGTCGCCTACGTGCATGTCACGTCCGATACCGTAAGCCGCACCGATTTCTTCCACTTTCTGGATGGCTTTAATCTTATCTTCAAAAACTTCTCCATTGACGGCATACAGCTCACCTTTCTTGAATTCCAGTTTCAGCTGTTCGCTGCCTGTTTTGGTCACCTGTTTCAGGTAAGCGCTTTCCGGCAATCCCTGTGTAGAGTCCAGAATCTCGCCGCCACAGATGGAAGTTCCCCAAATACCTACGTTGTAGGAGTATTTCAGTTTGGTGAAGTCGGCTTCAAATCCGTGTTCTTTCAGGTAGTTGATTTCATAGTCACGGCTCAAAGCCATGTCGCGGGTCAGAGTGATGATTTCCACTCCCGGAGCCATTACCAGGAAGGTCATGTCGAAACGAACCTGGTCGTTTCCGGCACCTGTAGAACCGTGTGCAATGGCGTGTGCACCGATTTCATTGGCATAGCGGGCAATGGCCAGTGCCTGGAAGATACGTTCAGAACTTACAGAGATAGGGTAGGTTCCGTTGCGGAGCACATTACCGAATACCATGTATTTCAGACTCTTTTCGTAGTATTCCTGTGTGACGTCCAGTGTGACATATTTTACGGCGCCCAGCTTGTATGCGTTTTCTTCGTTCTTCTTCAGCTGTTCGGGACTGAATCCGCCGGTGTTGGCACATGCCGCATATACTTCATATCCTTTTTCCTTTGCCAGGTACATCACGGTAAAGGATGTATCCAATCCGCCGCTGAAAGCAACGACAACTTTTTTCTTTTCTTCCATGGTGCTTATCTTTATTTGGGAGAAGTCTTCCAGACTGGTGTTCAGGAGAAGAAGGCTTCGTCTTCAGTTATTTTTGTATTTTAGAAATTGTTTACTTTGTCATCTGTGTGCAGGGCCGGGTCGTAGAGCATGGCGGTGCAAATACAGAACTTACGCTTCTTGGCCATCAGGATTTCATGGTTGATGCAGCCTTCGCATCCTTTCCAGAACGATTCATCGTCTGTCAGTTCATTGAAGGTGACCGGTACATATCCCAGTTCCGTATTCATTTTCATGACGGCAGCTCCTGAAGTCAGGCTGAAAATCTTGGCTTTCGGCCATCGCAGGCGGGCCAGTGTAAACGAAGCGTGTTTGATACGTTTGGCCAGTCCCAGACCTCTGTATTTCGGATGGACAATCAGTCCGGAGGTAGCCACATATTGTTTGTTACCCCATGATTCGATGTAAGTAAATCCGGCAAAGTCGTCGCCGCACAAGGCGATGATGGCTTTCCCTTCCTTCATCTTGGTAGCCACATATTCATGTGTACGTTCGGCAATTCCCGT includes:
- a CDS encoding aspartate aminotransferase family protein; its protein translation is MKLFDVYPLFDVNIVKGKGCHVWDDKGQEYLDLYGGHAVISIGHAHPHYVEVISKQVATLGFYSNSVINKLQQEVADRLGAISGYDDYQLFLINSGAEANENALKLASFYNGRTRVVSFAKAFHGRTSLAVEVTNNPKIIAPINDNGHVTYLPLNDTEALKAELAKGDVCAVIIEGIQGVGGIQVPDTDFMKAMRQACDETNTVMILDEIQSGYGRSGKFFAHQYNGIRPDMITVAKGIGNGFPMAAVLISPKFTPVYGQLGTTFGGNHLACAAAIAVLDVMKEENLVENAAKVGAHLLEELKKFKGIKEVRGRGLMIGLEFEEPIKELRKQLLFEQKVFTGVSGTNVIRLLPPLCLSMQEADDFLTRLQHVMK
- a CDS encoding GNAT family N-acetyltransferase; this translates as MEPTKQIDVMVADASHEVYVDTILDTIREAAKVRGTGIAERTHEYVATKMKEGKAIIALCGDDFAGFTYIESWGNKQYVATSGLIVHPKYRGLGLAKRIKHASFTLARLRWPKAKIFSLTSGAAVMKMNTELGYVPVTFNELTDDESFWKGCEGCINHEILMAKKRKFCICTAMLYDPALHTDDKVNNF
- a CDS encoding argininosuccinate synthase, with protein sequence MEEKKKVVVAFSGGLDTSFTVMYLAKEKGYEVYAACANTGGFSPEQLKKNEENAYKLGAVKYVTLDVTQEYYEKSLKYMVFGNVLRNGTYPISVSSERIFQALAIARYANEIGAHAIAHGSTGAGNDQVRFDMTFLVMAPGVEIITLTRDMALSRDYEINYLKEHGFEADFTKLKYSYNVGIWGTSICGGEILDSTQGLPESAYLKQVTKTGSEQLKLEFKKGELYAVNGEVFEDKIKAIQKVEEIGAAYGIGRDMHVGDTIIGIKGRVGFEAAAPMLIIGAHKFLEKYTLSKWQQYWKDQVANWYGMFLHESQYLEPVMRDIEAMLQESQRNVNGTAILELRPYCFSTVGVDSKDDLVKNKFGEYGEMQKGWTAEDAKGFIKVLSTPLRAYYANHKDEANI
- the argC gene encoding N-acetyl-gamma-glutamyl-phosphate reductase; translation: MIKVGIIGGAGYTAGELIRLLINHPDVEIKFINSSSNAGNKITDVHEGLYGETDLVFTDELPLDTIDVLFFCTAHGDTKKFMESHNVPENLKIIDLSMDYRIKSDDHDFVYGLPELNRRTICQSKHVANPGCFATCIQLGLLPLAKHLMLNDDIMVNAITGSTGAGVKPGATSHFSWRNNNLSIYKPFAHQHVPEIKQSLKQLQNSFHSEIDFIPYRGDFPRGIFATIVVKTKVELEEIVKMYEEYYAEDSFTHIVDKNIDLKQVVNTNKCLIHLEKHGDKLLIVSCIDNLLKGASGQAVHNMNLMFNLEETVGLKLKPSAF